The following coding sequences lie in one Brevibacterium marinum genomic window:
- a CDS encoding UvrD-helicase domain-containing protein: MTAAAENIEEATQGADSRTAELLTGLNPRQREAVAHTGSPLLIVAGAGSGKTTVLTRRIAYALATGRAHPGEVLAITFTNKAAKEMAERVSSIVGPASRSMWVSTFHSSCVRILRREAKVLGMKSNFTIYDAQDAQRLVSQILKELGFDTKKYTPRSVLHRISSLKNDLQTPDDFSPRPNNPADEVLADVFQRYTTRLRLANAFDFDDLIAETVHLFGAFPEVADSYRRRFRHILVDEYQDTNPAQYALIKSLAGDGAGGATGAELTVVGDADQSIYAFRGATVRNIVEFEKDFPDAETILLEQNYRSTQNILDAANSVIANNQDRRDKKLWTSEGSGEPIVGWVAENEQSEARFIVDRVDELIDNEEFTYGDFAVFYRTNAQSRAIEDALVRSGIPYKVVGGTRFYERKEIKDALAYLRVVANPDDDVNLRRILNVPKRSIGDRTEGIIADFADREGVSFYTALGRLDEIDHLSSRALTAVSKFYDLMRDLAATAEAAPLSRVIEAILEQSGYLESLQKSTDPQDESRVDNLAELVAVAEDFVATQALAVADDEDTDDAGTDDAAVGDAVTGDDKDTVGADAVPHSPDAIANPDSAGENSAKGAAAGTAVSAPEGTAEGAADEENPESSASGQASIAAFLEQVALASDTDQIPDAELGQVTLMTLHTAKGLEFPVVFLTGLEDGGFPHARSFENPHELSEERRLAYVGLTRARQRLIVSRAETRSMWGQPQYNPPSRFLSEIPENLIDWENTGTFSSSMSGGYSSSGFGGGGFGGGYSGSSADARGGRTSGGSSRSRSGSANSSSPVAGFPNRIRPNREVISVSVGEKVSHESFGLGTVTEVNGVGDKTVAVVDFGSLGTKRLLLRYAPIEKLG; the protein is encoded by the coding sequence ATGACTGCTGCAGCTGAAAACATCGAAGAAGCCACTCAGGGAGCCGACTCACGGACGGCCGAACTCCTCACCGGACTCAATCCGCGACAGCGAGAGGCGGTGGCCCACACGGGCTCACCGCTGCTGATCGTGGCAGGTGCCGGTTCTGGGAAGACGACTGTCCTGACCAGGCGCATCGCATATGCGTTGGCCACCGGTCGCGCCCACCCCGGTGAGGTCCTGGCGATCACGTTCACGAACAAGGCGGCCAAGGAGATGGCCGAGCGTGTCAGCTCCATCGTCGGCCCGGCCTCGCGTTCTATGTGGGTCTCGACGTTCCACTCCTCGTGTGTGAGGATCCTCCGTCGCGAGGCGAAGGTGCTGGGCATGAAGTCGAACTTCACCATCTATGACGCCCAGGATGCTCAACGGCTCGTGTCCCAGATCCTCAAAGAACTCGGCTTCGACACGAAGAAGTACACACCGCGGTCGGTGCTGCATCGGATCTCCAGCCTCAAGAACGACCTCCAGACCCCCGATGACTTCTCCCCACGGCCGAACAATCCCGCCGATGAGGTTCTCGCCGACGTGTTCCAGCGCTACACCACGCGCCTGCGCCTGGCCAATGCCTTCGATTTCGACGACCTCATCGCTGAGACCGTTCACCTCTTCGGGGCCTTCCCCGAGGTGGCCGATTCCTACCGCCGGCGCTTCCGGCATATCCTCGTCGACGAGTACCAGGATACGAACCCAGCGCAGTATGCACTGATCAAATCCCTGGCCGGAGATGGTGCGGGCGGTGCCACGGGGGCCGAGCTGACCGTCGTCGGCGACGCTGACCAGTCGATCTACGCCTTCCGCGGGGCGACGGTGCGCAACATCGTCGAGTTCGAGAAGGACTTCCCCGATGCGGAGACGATTCTGCTGGAGCAGAACTATCGCTCGACGCAGAACATCCTCGATGCTGCCAATTCGGTGATCGCGAACAACCAGGACCGCAGGGACAAGAAGCTGTGGACGTCCGAGGGCAGCGGCGAACCCATCGTCGGGTGGGTGGCCGAGAACGAACAGTCGGAGGCCCGCTTCATCGTCGACCGTGTCGATGAGCTCATCGACAATGAAGAATTCACATATGGCGACTTCGCCGTCTTCTACCGCACCAATGCGCAGTCCCGTGCAATCGAGGATGCGCTCGTGCGCTCGGGCATCCCGTACAAGGTCGTCGGGGGCACCCGCTTCTACGAACGCAAGGAGATCAAGGACGCCCTCGCCTACCTGCGTGTGGTGGCCAACCCCGACGACGATGTGAATCTGCGTCGCATCCTCAACGTCCCCAAACGGTCCATCGGTGATCGCACCGAGGGCATCATCGCGGACTTCGCCGATCGTGAAGGAGTCAGCTTCTACACAGCGCTGGGACGTCTCGATGAGATCGACCATCTGTCATCGCGGGCGCTGACTGCCGTGTCCAAGTTCTACGACCTCATGCGCGATCTGGCGGCCACCGCCGAGGCGGCACCGCTGTCACGGGTCATCGAGGCGATCCTCGAGCAGAGCGGATATCTCGAGTCACTGCAGAAGAGCACCGACCCCCAGGACGAATCGCGTGTCGACAATCTCGCCGAGCTGGTGGCCGTTGCCGAAGATTTCGTCGCCACTCAGGCATTGGCTGTCGCCGACGACGAAGACACCGACGATGCGGGCACCGACGATGCAGCAGTCGGCGACGCAGTGACCGGCGATGATAAAGACACCGTCGGTGCAGACGCTGTCCCCCACTCCCCCGATGCAATTGCGAATCCGGACAGCGCAGGTGAAAACTCTGCCAAAGGCGCTGCAGCAGGCACGGCCGTAAGCGCTCCGGAAGGCACTGCTGAAGGCGCTGCCGATGAGGAGAATCCGGAGTCGTCCGCGTCCGGACAGGCGTCGATCGCGGCGTTCCTCGAGCAGGTGGCGCTGGCGTCCGACACGGACCAGATTCCCGATGCCGAGCTCGGCCAGGTCACCCTCATGACTCTGCACACGGCGAAGGGTTTGGAGTTCCCCGTTGTCTTCCTCACCGGGCTCGAGGACGGAGGCTTCCCCCATGCCCGCTCCTTCGAGAATCCCCATGAGCTCTCCGAGGAGCGCCGCCTGGCCTACGTCGGACTGACTCGCGCCCGGCAGCGCCTGATCGTCTCGCGGGCAGAGACCCGCAGCATGTGGGGACAGCCGCAGTACAACCCGCCGAGCAGATTCCTGTCCGAGATCCCCGAGAACCTCATCGACTGGGAGAACACCGGCACGTTCTCATCGAGCATGAGCGGCGGATATTCCTCGTCCGGCTTCGGTGGCGGAGGCTTCGGCGGCGGCTATAGCGGCAGTTCCGCGGACGCGCGCGGCGGGCGGACTTCCGGAGGCTCGTCTCGCTCACGCTCCGGGTCGGCGAATTCCTCGTCACCGGTGGCCGGGTTCCCGAACCGGATTCGACCCAACCGTGAGGTCATCAGCGTGTCGGTGGGTGAGAAGGTCTCGCATGAGTCCTTCGGTCTCGGAACCGTGACCGAGGTCAATGGTGTCGGGGACAAGACCGTCGCCGTCGTCGACTTCGGGTCTCTGGGCACGAAGCGCCTCCTGCTCCGCTATGCCCCCATCGAGAAGCTCGGCTGA
- a CDS encoding alpha/beta fold hydrolase, whose protein sequence is MSSHDYNRYRVSVSGGELSVGVWEPVAYGPGRVPTVCVIHGITSNHLFFAGLVSALPGVRIIGPDLRGRADSRLLGPPFGMRAHAEDVLTAINAFAEPGPVTLVGHSMGGFVAMTLAGLGAGAEPGAEVADRFRGPVLIDGGLPLPVPDTEGEDDAEAPDDLNDRDLDTDDLIAAVLGPAADRLSMSFGSVEEYLAFFAAHPAFVDGLDTVAAESFVYDLAAKDDHSFQPSTSIEAMQADAADMYTGDAYQSSLAQVMGSRRRQSEVTFLVAERDLVASEPGLYPPDLVDSYRQRWEAMDVVDVPGTNHFDIVLSEAGIDACAEAVMVRLGVADDGALN, encoded by the coding sequence ATGTCGTCCCACGATTACAACCGGTACCGGGTCAGCGTCTCCGGTGGCGAACTGTCCGTCGGTGTCTGGGAGCCCGTAGCCTACGGGCCGGGTCGCGTCCCCACGGTGTGCGTCATCCACGGCATCACCTCGAACCATCTGTTCTTCGCCGGCTTGGTGTCCGCTCTGCCGGGGGTGCGCATCATCGGCCCCGACTTGCGAGGACGGGCTGACTCGCGTCTGCTGGGACCGCCGTTCGGGATGAGGGCCCATGCCGAAGACGTCCTCACCGCCATCAACGCCTTCGCCGAGCCGGGGCCTGTGACCCTGGTCGGCCATTCCATGGGCGGATTCGTCGCCATGACCCTGGCCGGCCTCGGTGCGGGAGCGGAGCCCGGCGCCGAGGTGGCCGATCGTTTCCGTGGCCCCGTCCTCATCGACGGGGGACTCCCGCTGCCTGTGCCCGACACCGAGGGCGAGGATGACGCCGAGGCACCCGATGACCTCAACGACCGCGATCTCGACACCGACGACCTCATCGCCGCGGTGCTCGGGCCCGCGGCTGATCGACTCTCGATGTCCTTCGGCTCGGTCGAGGAATACCTCGCGTTCTTCGCCGCACACCCGGCCTTCGTCGACGGACTCGACACGGTGGCCGCGGAGAGCTTCGTCTATGACCTCGCGGCCAAGGACGACCACAGCTTCCAGCCCTCGACCTCCATCGAGGCGATGCAGGCCGATGCCGCGGACATGTACACCGGGGACGCCTATCAGAGCTCTCTCGCCCAGGTCATGGGCAGCCGGCGACGTCAGTCCGAGGTGACGTTCCTCGTCGCCGAACGCGACCTCGTCGCCTCAGAGCCCGGGCTCTACCCGCCGGACCTCGTGGACTCCTACCGTCAGCGCTGGGAGGCGATGGACGTCGTCGACGTGCCTGGGACCAACCACTTCGACATCGTGCTCTCCGAGGCCGGCATCGACGCCTGTGCCGAAGCGGTGATGGTCCGACTTGGTGTCGCAGACGACGGTGCTTTAAACTGA
- a CDS encoding ribose-phosphate diphosphokinase: MNEITTASEKKLVLVSGRANNELAEQVAENLGTELLPTDIYNFANGEIYVRFSESVRGCDVFVLQSHSAPINEWLMEQLIMVDALKRASAKRITVIAPFFPYARQDKKHRGREPISARLMADLYKTAGADRIITVDLHTAQIQGYFDGPVDHLLAMPILAGYVKDKYPGDLAVVSPDAGRIKVAENWSNSLGGVPLAFIHKTRDITRPNETKANRVVGEVEGRTCVLVDDMIDTGGTIVQAADACMAAGATGVIVVSTHAVFSGPAVERLSNSVAQEVIVTNTLPLTEDKMFDKLTVLSIAPLIARAVHEVFEDGSVTSLFEV; this comes from the coding sequence GTGAATGAAATTACGACGGCGAGCGAGAAGAAGCTCGTCCTGGTCAGCGGGCGCGCGAACAATGAGCTTGCTGAGCAAGTCGCTGAGAACCTGGGGACGGAACTTCTCCCCACCGACATTTACAACTTTGCCAATGGAGAGATCTACGTCCGGTTCTCCGAATCGGTCCGCGGCTGTGACGTCTTCGTCCTGCAGTCCCACAGTGCACCCATCAACGAATGGCTGATGGAACAGCTCATCATGGTCGACGCGCTCAAGCGTGCATCGGCCAAGCGGATCACGGTCATCGCACCGTTCTTCCCCTACGCCCGACAGGACAAGAAGCACCGCGGGCGCGAACCCATCTCGGCCCGCCTCATGGCCGATCTGTACAAGACCGCCGGTGCCGACCGCATCATCACCGTGGACCTGCACACCGCGCAGATCCAGGGCTACTTCGACGGGCCGGTCGATCACCTCCTCGCGATGCCGATCCTCGCCGGCTACGTCAAGGACAAGTACCCCGGTGACCTCGCCGTGGTCTCACCCGACGCGGGCCGGATCAAGGTCGCCGAGAACTGGTCCAACTCCCTGGGCGGAGTGCCGCTGGCATTCATCCACAAGACTCGCGACATCACACGTCCGAACGAGACCAAGGCCAACCGCGTCGTCGGTGAGGTCGAGGGGCGGACCTGCGTCCTGGTCGACGACATGATCGACACCGGCGGGACCATCGTCCAGGCCGCCGACGCCTGCATGGCCGCCGGCGCCACCGGCGTCATCGTCGTCTCGACGCACGCAGTCTTCTCCGGACCGGCTGTCGAGCGCCTGTCGAATTCCGTGGCACAGGAAGTCATCGTGACGAACACGCTGCCGCTGACCGAGGACAAGATGTTCGACAAGCTCACCGTGCTCTCGATCGCGCCGCTCATCGCCCGCGCCGTGCACGAAGTCTTCGAGGACGGATCGGTCACCAGCCTCTTCGAGGTCTGA
- a CDS encoding rhomboid family intramembrane serine protease, translating into MNSDQSPRFSAEESQFLFGTESSTSDSSRSGGHPTAGAPKVANLRTTVSREHRLSRFVPVIVLLAIMWVVEIVDAVLPADLDAFSLQSWNPASLYGLITSPLLHSGFGHLTANTFPFLILGLFIAVEGARRFWLVTAITAVVSGLGAWLTTLPVGQHVVGASGIVFGFFGYLAVRTWFTDDVLRKILYFAIGLVVFVIYGASMVFGMLPQANGISWQGHLFGFAGGVFAAWLIHRRRQGRADKK; encoded by the coding sequence ATGAATTCCGACCAGTCCCCTCGTTTCTCCGCCGAAGAGTCCCAGTTCCTGTTCGGCACCGAATCTTCCACTTCCGATTCGTCCAGGTCAGGCGGCCACCCAACCGCAGGAGCGCCGAAGGTGGCCAATTTGCGCACCACCGTCAGCCGTGAGCATCGGCTCTCGCGATTCGTCCCCGTCATCGTGCTGCTGGCGATCATGTGGGTCGTCGAGATCGTCGATGCGGTCCTGCCGGCCGATCTCGACGCGTTCAGTCTGCAGTCGTGGAATCCGGCCTCGCTCTACGGGCTGATCACGTCGCCCTTGCTGCATTCCGGCTTCGGCCATCTCACCGCCAACACATTCCCGTTCCTCATCCTCGGCCTCTTCATCGCCGTCGAGGGAGCTCGCCGATTCTGGCTGGTCACCGCCATCACTGCCGTGGTGTCGGGGCTCGGTGCCTGGCTGACGACGTTGCCGGTCGGTCAGCACGTCGTCGGTGCGTCCGGCATCGTGTTCGGCTTCTTCGGCTACCTGGCCGTGCGGACCTGGTTCACCGACGATGTGCTCCGCAAGATCCTCTACTTCGCCATCGGACTCGTCGTCTTCGTCATCTATGGTGCTTCGATGGTGTTCGGGATGCTGCCCCAGGCCAATGGGATCTCCTGGCAGGGGCACCTGTTCGGCTTCGCCGGCGGCGTCTTCGCCGCCTGGCTCATCCACCGCCGCCGTCAGGGCCGCGCCGATAAGAAGTGA
- a CDS encoding antitoxin, translated as MGLDDLTNKAKDAMNSEKGEEVSDQGLDKAADFANDKTGGKFEDQINQGRDGADDKLGNE; from the coding sequence ATGGGACTCGACGATCTTACAAACAAAGCCAAGGACGCCATGAATAGCGAAAAGGGTGAAGAGGTCAGCGATCAGGGTCTGGACAAGGCTGCTGACTTTGCCAACGACAAGACCGGCGGCAAGTTCGAAGACCAGATCAACCAGGGTCGCGACGGAGCCGACGACAAGCTTGGCAACGAATGA
- a CDS encoding 50S ribosomal protein L25/general stress protein Ctc, with protein MADFKLIAEPRNEFGKGAARRTRRAGRIPAVVYGHGGDPVHISLEGHATMMALKHANALFEIESTDGAKNVLAIARDVQTDVVTREIEHLDLIIVKRGEKIEVDVPVHIIGESAPGTMVQQEESTILISADATKLPELIEVTVDGRPAGEHVLAGQVELPSGVELAADPELLIVNVSEEAEMDTESDAEETEETEAESTEAAEEEKSEDE; from the coding sequence ATGGCTGACTTCAAACTCATCGCCGAACCTCGCAATGAATTCGGCAAGGGCGCTGCCCGCCGCACCCGCCGCGCGGGACGCATTCCCGCCGTCGTCTACGGACACGGGGGAGACCCGGTCCACATCTCGCTCGAAGGCCACGCCACCATGATGGCCCTCAAGCACGCCAACGCGCTCTTCGAGATCGAAAGCACCGACGGTGCCAAGAACGTTCTCGCGATCGCCCGCGACGTGCAGACCGACGTCGTCACCCGTGAAATCGAGCACCTCGACCTCATCATCGTCAAGCGCGGTGAGAAGATCGAGGTCGACGTGCCCGTCCACATCATCGGCGAATCCGCTCCCGGCACCATGGTGCAGCAGGAGGAGTCGACCATCCTCATCAGCGCCGACGCCACCAAGCTGCCGGAGCTCATTGAGGTCACGGTCGACGGGCGACCCGCGGGCGAGCACGTCCTGGCCGGACAGGTCGAACTGCCCTCGGGCGTCGAACTCGCCGCGGATCCGGAACTCCTCATCGTCAACGTCTCGGAAGAGGCCGAGATGGACACCGAGTCGGACGCCGAGGAGACCGAGGAGACCGAAGCCGAGTCGACCGAGGCCGCAGAAGAGGAGAAGTCCGAGGACGAGTGA
- the purH gene encoding bifunctional phosphoribosylaminoimidazolecarboxamide formyltransferase/IMP cyclohydrolase, giving the protein MTGTRAIKRALISVYDKTGLEDLARGLQAAGVQIVSTGSTAAKIAEAGAEVTKVEELTGFPECLEGRVKTLHPRVHAGILADSRKPDHMSQLDELEIAPFDLVIVNLYPFADTVAGGASFDDCVEQIDIGGPSMVRAAAKNHPTVSVITDPHDYSAVIEAAQGQGFDIDARRGFAARAFAHTAAYDTAVASWFAAELTAGTADSGVDEASVTMQPAFAGVSGEKLTDLRYGENPHQAAAVYSDGTRGIAGAKLLGGKAMSYNNYTDTDAAIRAAFDFDRPAVAIVKHANPCGIAVADTAAAAHRAAHECDSLSAYGGVIATNREVDVELAASIKPIFTECLAAPSFSAEALELLSGKKNLRLLELGEVDFADSEIKPITGGFLVQDRDVFQADGDVSENWTLAAGPAVSAETLADLEFAWKACRAVKSNAILLAKDGASVGVGMGQVNRVDSAKLAVERAGEQRAPGSVAASDAFFPFADGLQILLDAGVSAVVQPGGSIRDEEVAAAAEEAGITMYLTGSRHFFH; this is encoded by the coding sequence GTGACAGGAACCCGCGCGATCAAGAGAGCGCTCATCAGCGTCTACGACAAAACCGGATTGGAGGATCTGGCTCGCGGACTGCAAGCTGCCGGCGTCCAGATCGTGTCCACCGGTTCGACAGCGGCGAAGATCGCCGAGGCGGGCGCTGAAGTCACCAAGGTCGAAGAGCTGACCGGGTTCCCCGAATGCCTCGAAGGTCGAGTCAAGACCCTGCACCCGCGGGTCCACGCCGGTATCCTTGCCGATTCGCGCAAGCCGGATCACATGAGTCAGCTCGACGAACTCGAGATCGCGCCGTTCGACCTCGTCATCGTCAACCTCTACCCCTTCGCCGACACCGTGGCCGGCGGGGCGAGCTTCGACGACTGTGTCGAGCAGATCGACATCGGCGGGCCCTCCATGGTGCGGGCAGCGGCGAAGAACCACCCGACGGTCTCCGTCATCACCGACCCCCACGACTACTCGGCCGTCATCGAGGCTGCTCAGGGTCAGGGCTTCGACATCGACGCCAGGCGAGGCTTCGCCGCCCGCGCCTTCGCCCACACCGCCGCATACGACACGGCCGTGGCATCCTGGTTCGCCGCAGAGCTGACCGCCGGGACCGCCGACTCCGGGGTCGACGAGGCGTCGGTGACCATGCAGCCCGCATTCGCCGGAGTGAGCGGGGAGAAGCTGACCGATCTGCGCTACGGCGAGAACCCGCACCAGGCGGCAGCGGTCTACTCCGACGGCACCCGCGGCATCGCCGGTGCGAAGCTGCTGGGCGGCAAGGCGATGTCGTACAACAACTACACCGACACCGATGCCGCGATCCGTGCGGCCTTCGACTTCGACCGTCCTGCGGTCGCGATCGTCAAACACGCCAATCCGTGCGGCATCGCCGTCGCCGACACCGCCGCCGCTGCGCACAGGGCCGCGCACGAATGCGACTCTCTGTCCGCCTACGGCGGTGTCATCGCGACGAATCGTGAGGTCGATGTCGAACTGGCCGCCTCGATCAAACCGATCTTCACCGAGTGCCTGGCCGCACCGTCGTTCTCTGCCGAGGCGCTCGAGCTTCTGTCGGGCAAGAAGAACCTGCGTCTGCTCGAACTCGGCGAAGTCGACTTCGCCGACTCAGAGATCAAACCGATCACCGGTGGCTTCCTCGTCCAGGACCGCGACGTGTTCCAGGCCGACGGCGACGTCTCCGAGAACTGGACCCTGGCCGCAGGCCCGGCAGTATCGGCCGAGACTCTCGCGGACCTGGAATTCGCGTGGAAGGCATGCCGTGCGGTGAAGTCCAACGCCATCCTCCTGGCCAAGGACGGTGCCTCCGTCGGTGTGGGAATGGGCCAGGTCAACCGTGTCGACTCCGCGAAACTGGCCGTCGAACGTGCCGGCGAGCAGAGAGCCCCTGGTTCCGTGGCCGCCTCTGACGCGTTCTTCCCCTTCGCCGACGGGCTCCAGATCCTCCTCGACGCGGGAGTCAGCGCGGTTGTGCAGCCGGGGGGTTCCATCCGGGACGAGGAGGTCGCCGCGGCGGCAGAGGAAGCTGGGATCACCATGTATCTGACGGGGAGCCGCCATTTCTTCCACTGA
- the purN gene encoding phosphoribosylglycinamide formyltransferase produces the protein MRIVLLASGSGTLTQAVIDAFADADRGVEIVGVGSDSQTAGVIARAEERSIPTFVVRPKDCPSREDWNMRLRDAVAALSPDWVISAGFMRILGPAFVAAFDDRIINTHPALLPAFPGAHGVRDALAHGVRVTGGTIHIVDAGVDTGPIIAQFAIPIGDEDTEDTVHERIKVQERIELVRLLDHLAHHDLVIDGRHVSGYATSAASS, from the coding sequence GTGCGCATCGTTCTTCTGGCATCCGGCTCGGGTACTCTCACACAGGCAGTCATCGACGCATTCGCCGATGCAGATCGCGGAGTCGAGATCGTGGGAGTCGGCTCAGACTCACAGACGGCGGGCGTCATCGCCCGGGCGGAGGAGCGTTCGATTCCCACCTTCGTCGTGCGGCCCAAGGACTGCCCGAGCCGTGAGGACTGGAACATGCGGCTGCGCGACGCGGTCGCCGCACTGTCTCCCGACTGGGTGATCTCGGCCGGATTCATGCGGATCCTCGGACCCGCTTTCGTCGCAGCCTTCGACGATCGCATCATCAACACTCACCCTGCCCTGCTGCCGGCCTTCCCCGGAGCTCACGGGGTCCGTGACGCGCTGGCCCACGGCGTGCGCGTCACCGGAGGCACCATCCACATCGTCGATGCGGGAGTCGACACCGGCCCGATCATCGCCCAGTTCGCGATCCCCATCGGAGACGAGGACACCGAGGACACCGTGCATGAACGCATCAAGGTCCAGGAACGGATCGAACTCGTCCGCCTCCTCGACCACCTCGCCCACCATGACCTGGTCATCGACGGTCGGCATGTCAGCGGATATGCCACCTCGGCGGCGTCGAGCTGA
- the pth gene encoding aminoacyl-tRNA hydrolase, with protein MTNEAWLVFGLGNPGPKYESTRHNIGQMVIDELTQRIGVKLTRTKLRCNVGTARLPTGATPGLPGPRVVLATSTGYMNESGGPVRQLADFYSIDTARIVAVHDDVDIPFDTIKAKIGGGEGGHNGLRSMTSVLGTKDYTRIRAGVGRPPGPQDTADYVLKPFSKVERAALPMFISDIADAVEMRIIEGLERVQLTYHSR; from the coding sequence ATGACGAACGAAGCGTGGCTGGTCTTCGGCCTGGGCAATCCGGGTCCCAAATACGAATCGACCCGCCACAACATCGGGCAGATGGTCATCGACGAACTCACACAGCGCATCGGGGTGAAGCTCACCCGCACGAAGCTGCGCTGCAATGTCGGCACCGCCCGGCTGCCGACGGGTGCGACCCCCGGCCTGCCGGGCCCTCGAGTGGTGCTCGCGACCTCTACCGGATACATGAACGAATCCGGCGGACCGGTCCGGCAGCTCGCTGACTTCTACTCTATCGACACCGCACGGATCGTCGCCGTCCACGACGATGTCGACATTCCCTTCGACACGATCAAGGCGAAGATCGGCGGCGGCGAAGGCGGGCACAACGGACTGCGGTCGATGACCTCGGTCCTGGGGACGAAGGACTACACTCGCATCCGTGCGGGTGTGGGCAGACCCCCGGGACCTCAGGACACCGCCGACTACGTCCTCAAACCCTTCTCCAAGGTCGAACGGGCGGCCCTGCCGATGTTCATCTCCGACATCGCGGATGCAGTTGAGATGCGCATCATCGAAGGACTCGAACGCGTGCAGCTGACCTACCACTCGAGGTGA
- the glmU gene encoding bifunctional UDP-N-acetylglucosamine diphosphorylase/glucosamine-1-phosphate N-acetyltransferase GlmU translates to MSQTRPTAVIVLAAGQGTRMKSTLPKVLHPIGGRSLLHHSITAAAGTTPEHLVVVVRHERDQLVAHLDSLPIDSAQTVLIADQDEVPGTGRATECALTQLPEDLTGTVVVTYGDVPLLTAETINSLVEVHESSHNAVTVLSAEVDDPAGYGRIVRDASGALLRIVEQKDASDDQRSIREINSGIYAFDASALKTGLAALTTDNSQGEKYLTDVIGSSREAGGSVAATATHDLWQVEGANDRVQLANLGKELNRRLCEKWMRSGVSIIDPDTTWIDVDVALGEDVTILPGVQLLGATDIHTGAVVGPDSTLKDTVVGAEAQVVRTHSELAVVGAAATVGPFAYLRPGTHLGEDGKIGTFVETKNADIGQGAKVPHLSYVGDAEIGEGSNIGAASVFVNYDGVSKHRTVVGKHARMGSDNMYVAPVTVGDGAYSGASTTVRKDVPAGALAMTVAPQRNLEGWVVSNRPGTSAAQAAEAASEGEPASE, encoded by the coding sequence ATGTCGCAGACCCGACCAACCGCCGTCATCGTTCTGGCCGCTGGCCAGGGAACCCGAATGAAATCGACGCTTCCGAAGGTTCTGCATCCGATCGGCGGCCGGTCCCTGCTCCACCACTCGATCACGGCGGCGGCAGGCACTACCCCCGAACACCTCGTCGTCGTTGTCCGACATGAGCGTGATCAGCTCGTCGCCCACCTCGACTCGCTGCCGATCGACTCGGCGCAGACGGTGCTCATCGCCGATCAGGACGAGGTCCCCGGCACCGGCCGTGCCACCGAATGCGCACTCACCCAGCTGCCCGAGGACCTGACCGGCACAGTGGTCGTGACCTACGGCGATGTGCCGCTGCTGACCGCTGAGACCATCAACAGTCTCGTCGAGGTCCACGAGTCCTCACACAATGCCGTCACGGTCCTGTCCGCCGAGGTGGACGATCCCGCCGGGTACGGTCGCATCGTCCGCGACGCCTCCGGTGCCCTGCTGCGCATCGTCGAGCAGAAGGATGCGAGCGACGATCAGCGCAGCATCCGGGAGATCAACTCCGGCATCTACGCCTTCGACGCCTCGGCGCTCAAGACCGGTCTGGCCGCGCTGACGACCGACAATTCTCAGGGCGAGAAGTACCTGACCGATGTGATCGGGTCCTCCCGCGAGGCCGGAGGGTCCGTTGCGGCCACCGCCACCCACGACCTGTGGCAGGTCGAGGGCGCCAACGATCGTGTGCAGCTGGCGAACCTCGGCAAGGAGCTCAACCGCCGCCTCTGCGAGAAGTGGATGCGCTCTGGGGTGAGCATCATCGATCCCGACACCACCTGGATCGACGTCGACGTCGCCCTGGGCGAGGACGTCACGATCCTCCCCGGCGTCCAGCTGCTCGGCGCCACCGACATCCACACCGGTGCCGTCGTCGGTCCCGACTCGACCCTGAAGGACACCGTCGTCGGTGCCGAGGCACAGGTCGTGCGCACCCATTCGGAACTCGCCGTCGTCGGAGCCGCGGCCACGGTCGGACCGTTCGCCTACCTGCGACCCGGGACCCACCTCGGCGAGGACGGGAAGATCGGCACCTTCGTGGAGACGAAGAACGCGGACATCGGTCAGGGTGCGAAGGTTCCGCATCTGTCCTACGTCGGCGATGCCGAGATCGGTGAAGGCTCCAACATCGGTGCCGCATCGGTCTTCGTCAACTACGACGGTGTCAGCAAGCACCGCACCGTCGTCGGAAAGCACGCACGCATGGGCTCGGACAATATGTACGTCGCCCCTGTCACGGTAGGCGACGGCGCTTACTCCGGTGCGAGCACAACGGTGCGCAAAGATGTCCCTGCGGGAGCGCTTGCCATGACCGTGGCGCCACAGCGTAACCTGGAGGGCTGGGTCGTCAGCAACCGCCCCGGCACGTCTGCAGCGCAGGCGGCCGAGGCCGCATCTGAAGGGGAACCGGCAAGTGAATGA